In one Drosophila albomicans strain 15112-1751.03 chromosome X, ASM965048v2, whole genome shotgun sequence genomic region, the following are encoded:
- the LOC117566867 gene encoding serine/threonine-protein kinase tousled-like 2: MLVNFLSKRCHHQTLALIEQQKSHIAKCIDVIKRLLTERCSIEKKEARVRSMENRLRLGQFVVQRRGKTLNEHWTNGSAFQEIGRRREAIVAEREEIERLKELLLQQRQSEFDRNSNIYQQCTEEYHQQQHEQLNSNLNESSQLSEKGLPITTVGPGSTGYFGSDGFASFDSGNLCKVVKFVKPDRKSNEYTAQEYYQHDEMLKLRQNALKKEDADLQRELESLVCQRGVHIREVKRIQNEDQSIYNNNPVLNDRYLLLTLLGKGGYSEVYKAFDLKEQRYAACKIHQLNNNWSEVKKANYFRHALREYNIHMSMDSPLIVKLYDVFEVDANSFCTVMEYCDGPDLSHYLQQHKTIPERQARSIIMQIASALKYLNEIKPPVIHYDIKPGNILLSEGNVCGAIKLTDFGLSKVMDIENYEPDDGMDLTSQGAGTLWYLPPECFVVGDDPPKICSKVDVWSLGVVFYQCLYGKKPFAHNISPAVIVKEKLILNASEVQFPNEPNVSNEAKNFIRCCLTHCKEDRMNVFELAQHEYIQPRVTKQQQQKLDLSAKQQHNS, from the exons ATGTTGGTTAATTTCCTTTCAAAGCGTTGCCACCATCAAACGTTAGCGTTAATCGAACAGCAAAAGTCGCACATTGCCAAGTGCATCGATGTGATCAAGCGACTGCTCACGGAGCGTTGCAGCATCGAGAAGAAGGAGGCGCGAGTGAGATCCATGGAGAATCGTCTGCGCCTGGGACAGTTTGTGGTACAGCGCAGAGGCAAAACATTGAACGAACACTGGACAAATGGTTCTGCATTCCAGGAGATCGGTCGACGACGTGAAGCGATTGTCGCTGAACGTGAAGAGATCGAACGTCTGAaggagttgctgttgcagcagcgaCAATCTGAGTTTGATCGTAACAGCAACATTTATCAGCAGTGCACTGAGGAatatcatcaacagcagcacgAACAACTGAATTCCAATTTGAATGAGTCCTCGCAATTGTCTGAGAAGGGGCTTCCAATCACGACGGTTGGTCCTGGCAGCACAGGATATTTTGGCAGCGATGGCTTCGCCAGCTTTGACAGCGGCAATCTCTGCAAAGTAGTGAAATTCGTTAAACCAGATCGCAAATCGAATGAATATACAGCACAAGAGTATTACCAACACGATGAAATGCTCAAACTGCGACAGAATGCACTCAAAAAGGAGGACGCTGATCTGCAGCGCGAGTTGGAAAGTCTCGTGTGTCAACGTGGTGTCCATATTCGCGAAGTCAAGCGCATTCAAAACGAAGATCAG TCCATTTATAACAATAATCCTGTGCTAAATGATCGCTATCTACTCTTAACATTGCTTGGCAAGGGCGGCTACTCAGAGGTGTACAAAGCATTCGATCTCAAGGAGCAACGCTATGCGGCATGCAAAATTCATCAATTGAACAACAATTGGTCGGAGGTTAAGAAAGCTAATTATTTCAG ACACGCATTGCGTGAGTACAACATTCACATGTCGATGGATAGTCCCCTGATAGTAAAGCTCTACGATGTGTTTGAGGTCGATGCCAATTCATTTTGCACTGTCATGGAATATTGCGATGGACCCGATCTCTCCCATTATCTGCAACAGCATAAAACTATACCCGAACGTCAGGCTCGCTCAATAATAATGCAG ATTGCCTCTGCTCTGAAGTATCTAAATGAGATTAAGCCACCCGTCATCCACTACGATATTAAACCGGGAAACATATTGTTAAGCGAGGGAAATGTCTGCGGTGCGATCAAATTAACCGACTTCGGGCTGTCAAAAGTTATGGACATTGAGAACTACGAACCAGATGACGGCATGGATCTAACATCTCAAGGAGCTGGCACCTTATG GTATTTGCCACCCgaatgttttgttgttggcgaCGATCCACCGAAAATCTGTTCAAAAGTCGATGTTTGGAGCTTGGGTGTCGTGTTCTATCAGTGTTTGTACGGCAAGAAGCCATTCGCACACAATATATCGCCGGCTGTGATCGTTAAAGAGAAACTCATACTGAATGCATCAGAAGTGCAATTTCCCAATGAGCCGAATGTCTCCAACGAGGCAAAG AATTTCATTCGCTGCTGTCTGACGCATTGCAAGGAGGATCGCATGAATGTGTTTGAGCTGGCTCAGCATGAATATATTCAGCCACGAGTGacgaaacagcaacagcagaaactTGATTTATCTgcaaagcagcaacacaacagcTAA
- the LOC117576406 gene encoding ketimine reductase mu-crystallin gives MSGPIYYGAELVRRVLTWQLVNDAVEEALKAVAAQSRNAPQLPYVVSQPMRSVTIAGTERSQLLFTMPAYVGNYRLTAAGAAGDAGNATRSTLACKLVTSFRGNQELQPPLPSIAANILLFNAGTGEIDAIMSGTDITTWRTAAASVVATKYLYFGRFNAAISELPIKVAIIGCGTQGEIHAVAMCSNFKVEQLLLYNRTATRAQQLADKLRKMTNLQHTPEIIVCNSARDAVRDANVICVATFSREPLFNACDLGSKRGLHINAVGAGEVAFGEVATDVYQQSEVFVDSLANAEHELKGFPVCIAGEVGNVINKDYKPEPTSMTLFQSMGMASEDACVAEAVRSALLTIDS, from the exons ATGAGCGGTCCCATTTATTATGGCGCAGAATTGGTGCGTCGTGTGCTCACCTGGCAGCTGGTCAACGATGCCGTCGAGGAGGCTTTAAAAGCGGTTGCTGCGCAATCAAGGAATGCGCCACAATTGCCGTATGTCGTCAGCCAACCGATGCGCAGTGTGACCATTGCCGGCACAGAGCGTAGCCAACTGCTGTTCACCATGCCCGCCTACGTGGGCAACTACCGTTTGACTGCGGCAGGCGCAGCTGGAGATGCCGGCAATGCAACACGCTCGACTCTGGCCTGCAAGCTGGTTACATCGTTCCGGGGTAATCAAGAGCTGCAGCCGCCGTTGCCAAGCATTGCGGCCAACATACTTCTGTTCAACGCAGGAACAGGCGAAATAGATGCCATCATGAGCGGCACTGATATCACCACTTGGCGCACTGCAGCCGCCTCTGTGGTGGCCACCAAATATCTGTACTTTGGTCGCTTCAACGCAGCGATCAGTGAGTTGCCCATCAAGGTGGCCATCATCGGTTGTGGAACTCAGGGCGAGATACACGCTGTGGCCATGTGCTCCAACTTTAAGgtggagcagctgctgctctacAATCGCACTGCAACACGTGCCCAGCAATTGGCCGACAAACTGCGCAAAATGACGAACTTGCAGCACACGCCGGAGATTATTGTTTGCAACTCAGCGCGCGACGCTGTGCGAGATGCGAATGTCATTTGTGTGGCCACGTTCAGTCGGGAGCCGCTCTTCAATGCCTGCGATCTTGGCTCAAAGCGTGGACTACACATCAACG CTGTTGGAGCTGGCGAAGTGGCTTTCGGCGAGGTGGCCACAGATGTCTACCAGCAATCGGAAGTGTTTGTCGATAGCCTGGCCAATGCCGAGCACGAGCTAAAGGGATTTCCCGTGTGTATTGCTGGCGAAGTTGGCAACGTTATCAATAAAGACTACAAACCGGAGCCAACGTCGATGACACTTTTTCAATCGATGG GAATGGCATCTGAGGATGCCTGTGTAGCCGAAGCCGTTCGCTCAGCTCTCCTAACTATCGATTCCTAA